A portion of the Lolium rigidum isolate FL_2022 chromosome 1, APGP_CSIRO_Lrig_0.1, whole genome shotgun sequence genome contains these proteins:
- the LOC124682539 gene encoding myb-related protein 1-like — MSSSDQQHGGGEARTRLRWTRQLHEQFVGAVSELGGAERATPKSVLRAMGVQGLTLYHLKSHLQKYRLAVSRNLGDSGGSLNERSSSSESQPNQCHDDSTTASYTFACADGEAHDHDDAKGALCDPSMQMQMQREVQRKLFEQIEVQRHLQLRMEAQGRYLQSVLRRAQQVLADNCLASSPDAAKPEFSELVSAADTECLSSSSLQRRHRSVDSSCVTSSSSDAESKAAGSKRLYTSMNCHHHLDYTVEQPVQNKRTFPFLQRMQVEQEAEPEEADDGSSSEIDLNM, encoded by the exons ATGTCATCCTCCGATCAGCAGCACGGCGGTGGCGAGGCCAGGACACGGCTCAGGTGGACACGCCAGCTGCACGAGCAGTTCGTCGGCGCCGTCTCCGAGCTGGGCGGCGCAGAGA GAGCGACGCCCAAGTCCGTGCTGAGGGCCATGGGCGTGCAGGGGCTCACCCTGTACCATCTCAAGAGCCACCTCCAG aagtatcggctGGCGGTGAGCCGAAACCTCGGGGACAGCGGTGGAAGCCTCAACGAGCGATCATCCTCGTCCGAGAGCCAGCCCAACCAGTGCCATGACGATAGCACCACTGCGTCGTATACATTTGCTTGCGCCGACGGAGAAGCCCACGACCACGATGATGCCAAAGGTGCTCTCTGTGATCCTTCCATGCAGATGCAGATGCAGAGGGAGGTGCAGAGGAAGCTTTTCGAGCAGATAGAG GTCCAGAGGCACCTGCAGCTGAGGATGGAGGCGCAGGGGAGGTACCTACAGTCCGTGCTGCGGAGGGCGCAGCAGGTTCTTGCCGACAACTGCCTGGCCAGCTCGCCCGACGCCGCCAAGCCGGAGTTCTCGGAGCTCGTCTCCGCGGCAGACACAGAGTGCCTCTCCTCCTCGTCCCTGCAGCGGCGACACCGCTCTGTCGACAGCAGCTGCGtgacgtcgtcctcgtcggacgCAGAGAGCAAAGCCGCCGGATCAAAGAGGCTCTACACCAGCATGaactgccaccaccacctcgACTACACAGTCGAGCAGCCGGTGCAGAACAAGAGAACGTTCCCATTCCTGCAGCGGATGCAGGTAGAGCAAGAAGCAGAGCCAGAAGAGGCAGATGATGGCAGCTCCTCGGAGATTGATCTGAACATGTAG